One stretch of Chryseobacterium indologenes DNA includes these proteins:
- the rplP gene encoding 50S ribosomal protein L16, whose translation MLQPKRTKFRRVHKMKMKGNAQRGSQLAYGTFGIKATEGAWITARQIEAARIAATRYMKREGQLWIKIFPDKPITKKPAEVRMGKGKGAVEYWVAVVKPGKIMFEVGGVPYEVAKEALRLAAQKLPVVTKFIVANDFVKPL comes from the coding sequence GAGTTCACAAGATGAAGATGAAGGGGAATGCCCAAAGAGGTAGTCAACTTGCTTACGGAACTTTTGGGATCAAAGCAACAGAAGGTGCTTGGATCACTGCAAGACAAATTGAAGCGGCTCGTATCGCTGCGACAAGATATATGAAGAGAGAAGGTCAACTATGGATCAAAATCTTCCCAGATAAGCCAATTACTAAGAAACCAGCGGAAGTACGTATGGGTAAAGGTAAAGGTGCTGTTGAATATTGGGTAGCTGTAGTAAAGCCAGGTAAAATTATGTTTGAAGTAGGTGGAGTTCCTTACGAAGTAGCGAAAGAAGCTCTTAGACTTGCTGCACAAAAATTACCAGTAGTTACTAAATTCATCGTTGCTAACGATTTTGTTAAACCTCTTTAA
- the rpmC gene encoding 50S ribosomal protein L29, which produces MKKADIKNLSAGDIQAQLTEAKAQYSKLKLAHAISPIENPIQIRDLRKTIARLNTELTNKQ; this is translated from the coding sequence ATGAAAAAAGCTGATATTAAAAATTTAAGCGCGGGTGATATTCAAGCTCAATTAACTGAAGCAAAAGCTCAATATTCTAAATTGAAATTGGCTCATGCAATCAGCCCAATTGAAAACCCGATTCAAATCAGAGATTTGAGAAAAACAATCGCTAGACTAAATACTGAGTTAACTAACAAACAATAA
- the rpsQ gene encoding 30S ribosomal protein S17 — MDRNLRKERIGVVSSNKMEKTIVVSETTRVKHPMYGKFVLKTKKYTAHDENNECTEGDTVLIQETRPLSKSKRWRLVRIIEKAK, encoded by the coding sequence ATGGATAGAAATTTAAGAAAAGAAAGAATCGGAGTGGTTTCCAGCAATAAAATGGAAAAAACTATTGTTGTTAGCGAAACTACAAGAGTAAAGCACCCGATGTATGGTAAGTTCGTTTTGAAAACGAAAAAATATACTGCACACGACGAGAACAACGAATGCACAGAAGGTGATACAGTTTTGATCCAAGAAACTAGACCTTTGAGCAAGAGCAAGAGATGGAGATTAGTAAGAATCATTGAAAAAGCTAAGTAA
- the rplN gene encoding 50S ribosomal protein L14, with the protein MLQTESRLKVADNTGAKEVLVIRVLGGTRRRYASVGDKIVVTIKDSTPSGNAKKGQVSKAVVVRTKKAVRRKDGSYIKFDDNACVLLNAAGEMRGTRVFGPVARELRDKEYMKIISLAPEVL; encoded by the coding sequence ATGTTACAAACAGAATCAAGATTAAAAGTTGCTGATAATACAGGTGCAAAAGAAGTACTAGTTATCAGAGTTCTGGGAGGAACCAGAAGAAGATATGCTTCAGTTGGTGATAAAATCGTTGTTACGATCAAAGATTCTACACCATCAGGAAACGCAAAAAAAGGTCAGGTATCTAAAGCTGTAGTAGTAAGAACTAAAAAAGCAGTAAGAAGAAAAGATGGTTCATACATCAAATTCGACGACAATGCTTGTGTATTACTAAACGCAGCGGGAGAAATGAGAGGAACACGTGTTTTCGGACCGGTTGCTCGTGAGTTGAGAGACAAAGAATATATGAAAATCATTTCATTAGCTCCTGAAGTACTTTAA
- the rplX gene encoding 50S ribosomal protein L24, with protein MSKLKIKRGDNVIITTGKKDIKGKTGEVIEVIKKEGRDPRVVVAGLNIIKKHVKPSASNPQGGIVEREASIHISNVALVGKDGKAIKIGYKIEGDKKVRINKKTGETL; from the coding sequence ATGTCAAAGTTAAAAATAAAAAGAGGAGATAACGTAATCATTACTACTGGTAAGAAAGATATCAAAGGTAAGACTGGTGAAGTTATTGAAGTGATTAAGAAAGAAGGAAGAGACCCTAGAGTAGTGGTTGCAGGACTTAACATTATCAAAAAACACGTTAAGCCTTCAGCTTCTAATCCTCAAGGAGGAATCGTTGAAAGAGAAGCTTCTATTCATATCTCAAACGTAGCTTTAGTTGGTAAAGACGGAAAAGCTATCAAAATCGGTTACAAAATCGAAGGAGATAAGAAAGTAAGAATCAACAAAAAAACGGGTGAAACTTTATAA
- the rplE gene encoding 50S ribosomal protein L5 translates to MEFIARPKKAYKETIVPAMMEEFGYKSIMQVPRLEKIVVSQGLGDATADKKIIDYAVEELTNITGQKAVGTISKKDEAAFKLRKGMPVGAKVTLRAHRMYEFLDRLTSSALPRIRDFSGIKADGFDGRGNYNLGITEQIIFPEIVIDKVKKIQGMDITFVTTAKTDKEAKALLTHFGLPFKKN, encoded by the coding sequence ATGGAATTTATAGCAAGACCCAAAAAAGCATATAAAGAAACAATTGTTCCTGCAATGATGGAAGAATTCGGGTACAAGTCAATCATGCAAGTACCTAGATTAGAAAAAATCGTTGTATCACAAGGTTTAGGAGACGCTACTGCAGATAAGAAAATCATTGATTATGCTGTAGAAGAGTTAACAAACATCACAGGACAGAAAGCAGTAGGTACAATCTCTAAGAAAGATGAAGCTGCATTCAAACTAAGAAAAGGAATGCCTGTAGGTGCAAAAGTAACTTTGAGAGCTCACAGAATGTATGAGTTCTTAGACAGACTTACTTCTTCTGCTTTACCACGTATCAGAGATTTCTCTGGTATTAAAGCAGATGGTTTCGATGGTAGAGGTAACTACAACTTAGGTATTACTGAGCAAATTATCTTCCCTGAAATCGTAATTGACAAAGTGAAAAAAATCCAAGGGATGGACATCACTTTCGTAACTACTGCGAAAACAGATAAAGAAGCTAAAGCATTATTAACTCACTTCGGTTTACCATTTAAAAAGAACTAA
- the rpsN gene encoding 30S ribosomal protein S14, with product MAKESMKARERKREALVAKYAAKRQALKEAGDYEGLQKLPKNASPVRLHNRCKLTGRPRGYMRTFGISRVTFREMANNGLIPGVRKASW from the coding sequence ATGGCTAAAGAATCAATGAAAGCGCGTGAGCGCAAAAGAGAAGCACTAGTTGCTAAATACGCTGCTAAAAGACAAGCTCTTAAAGAAGCTGGTGATTACGAAGGACTTCAAAAATTGCCTAAAAATGCTTCTCCTGTAAGATTACACAACAGATGTAAATTAACAGGTAGACCAAGAGGATATATGAGAACGTTTGGTATTTCCAGAGTAACTTTCAGAGAAATGGCTAACAACGGTCTTATCCCAGGTGTAAGAAAAGCTAGTTGGTAA
- the rpsH gene encoding 30S ribosomal protein S8 gives MVTDPISDFLTRVRNAQSAGHKVVEIPASKIKKEITKILFDQGYILNYKFEDNAVQGVIKIALKYDKQTNKPAIKSIQRASRPGLRQYKGSTELPRVLNGLGISIISTSKGVMTDKKAREEKVGGEVICYVY, from the coding sequence ATGGTAACAGATCCAATTTCAGATTTCCTAACAAGAGTAAGGAACGCACAAAGCGCAGGCCACAAAGTGGTGGAAATTCCTGCATCGAAAATCAAAAAGGAGATTACTAAGATCCTATTTGATCAAGGGTATATCTTAAACTACAAGTTTGAAGATAACGCTGTTCAAGGAGTGATCAAAATCGCTTTAAAGTACGATAAGCAAACTAACAAACCAGCTATCAAGTCTATTCAAAGAGCTTCTAGACCAGGTTTGAGACAGTACAAAGGTTCAACTGAACTTCCAAGAGTACTAAACGGTTTGGGTATTTCTATCATCTCTACTTCTAAAGGAGTAATGACTGACAAGAAAGCTAGAGAAGAGAAAGTAG